One part of the Rutidosis leptorrhynchoides isolate AG116_Rl617_1_P2 chromosome 1, CSIRO_AGI_Rlap_v1, whole genome shotgun sequence genome encodes these proteins:
- the LOC139874761 gene encoding uncharacterized protein, which yields MADSIILNIYGPHNDQLKQKFWDSLDNIMQVDIDDWVFCGDFNEVRRRAERKNCEFIESRAKMFNDFIDKANLIEIPLGGMKFTRISDDGLKYSKLDRFLVSEACYASWDGISACTLDRDYSDHCPIVLKDMNNDFGPKPLRIFNNWFEEDKCDDLI from the coding sequence ATGGCGGACTCCATTATATTAAACATTTATGGGCCACATAATGATCAATTGAAACAAAAATTTTGGGATAGTCTTGACAATATTATGCAGGTGGATATTGATGATTGGGTTTTCTGTGGCGATTTTAATGAAGTAAGGCGAAGAGCGGAAAGGAAAAATTGCGAATTTATCGAAAGTAGAGCAAAGATGTTCAACGATTTCATTGACAAAGCTAATCTCATTGAAATTCCATTGGGGGGAATGAAGTTTACTAGGATTAGTGACGACGGTTTGAAATATAGTAAACTTGACAGGTTCTTAGTCTCGGAAGCGTGTTATGCATCATGGGATGGAATTTCTGCATGTACTCTCGATAGGGATTACTCCGACCATTGCCCCATCGTTTTGAAGGATATGAACAATGACTTCGGGCCGAAACCTCTTAGGATTTTCAACAACTGGTTCGAAGAAGATAAATGTGATGATTTGATATAA